A DNA window from Odocoileus virginianus isolate 20LAN1187 ecotype Illinois unplaced genomic scaffold, Ovbor_1.2 Unplaced_Scaffold_5, whole genome shotgun sequence contains the following coding sequences:
- the GRK4 gene encoding G protein-coupled receptor kinase 4 isoform X7, with protein sequence MQWQNMKWPLMRTEDAVGSWPWTHSSGERIVHDHLSEEAFEEYQESAYFSRFLQWKWLERQPVTKSTFRHYRVLGKGGFGEVCACQVRATGKMYACKKLEKKRIKRRKGEAMALNEKRILEKVHSRFVVSLCYTYQTKKSLCLVLTIMNGGDLKFHIYNLGDPGFEEQRAIFYAAELCCGLEDLQRERIVYRDLKPENILLDDHGHIRISDLGLALEVPEGEKINGRVGTLGYMAPEVINSESYTFSPDWWGLGCLIYEMIEGRSPFKKYKEKVKREEVERRVKREAEQYSEKFSEDARSICSMLLTKDPKQRLGCRGEGAAEVKGHPVFRDINFRRLEAHMLDPPFHPDPQEVYCKDILDIEQFSAVRGIHLDSTDSGFYSEFVTGCVSIPWQNEMIESECFKDINEMENEPVLEPDEKMDQQVPRPQKRGFFYRLFSRGCLFCKMMYTVYKLPMWCV encoded by the exons ATGCAGTG GCAGAATATGAAGTGGCCGCTGATGAGGACCGAAGACGCTGTGGGCTCCTGGCCTTGGACACATTCTTCAGGGGAAAG AATTGTCCATGACCATTTAAGTGAAGAAGCATTTGAAGAATACCAAGAAAGTGCATATTTCTCTCGATTTTTACAGTGGAAATGGCTGGAAAG GCAACCAGTGACAAAGAGCACATTTAGGCACTACAGAGTCCTGGGGAAAGGCGGGTTTGGAGAG GTTTGTGCCTGTCAAGTGCGAGCTACAGGAAAAATGTACGCCTGTAAGAAGCtagagaagaaaaggataaagaggaggaagggggaggccATGGCCCTAAATGAGAAGAGGATCCTAGAGAAAGTGCACAGTAGATTTGTA GTTAGTTTATGTTACACATACCAAACCAAAAAGTCCTTGTGCTTGGTGCTAACCATCATGAACGGAGGGGACCTGAAGTTTCACATTTACAACCTGGGCGACCCTGGCTTCGAGGAGCAGAGAGCCATCTTCTACGCGGCCGAGCTGTGCTGTGGCCTGGAGGATTTGCAGCGGGAGCGCATCGTATACAG GGACTTAAAGCCTGAGAACATTCTCCTCGATGATCACG GACACATCCGGATTTCAGATCTTGGTTTGGCCTTGGAGGTCCCAGAAGGGGAGAAGATCAATGGAAGAGTTGGAACGCTGGGCTACATGG CTCCAGAAGTTATCAACTCTGAGAGCTACACTTTCAGTCCTGACTGGTGGGGGCTCGGCTGTCTGATATACGAGATGATTGAGGGGCGTTCTCCGttcaaaaaatacaaagagaaggTTAAGCGTGAGGAGGTGGAGCGGAGAGTGAAGCGAGAGGCGGAGCAGTACTCTGAGAAGTTCTCCGAGGACGCCAGGTCCATCTGCAGCATG TTACTCACCAAGGATCCTAAGCAGCGCCTGGGCTGCAGGGGCGAAGGGGCGGCTGAAGTCAAGGGACACCCTGTGTTCAGGGACATCAACTTCAGGCGACTGGAGGCCCACATGTTAGACCCGCCTTTCCACCCTGAT CCGCAGGAGGTTTACTGCAAGGACATCTTGGACATCGAACAGTTCTCCGCGGTGCGGGGCATACACCTGGACAGCACCGACAGCGGCTTCTACAGCGAGTTCGTCACAGGCTGTGTCTCCATCCCCTGGCAGAACGAG ATGATCGAGTCTGAGTGTTTCAAGGAcatcaatgaaatggaaaacgAGCCAGTTTTAGAGCCAGATGAGAAGATGGACCAGCAAGTTCCCAGGCCTCAGAAGAGAGGTTTCTTCTACAGACTCTTCTCTAGAGGG TGCCTGTTCTGTAAGATGATGTACACAGTGTACAAGCTACCCATGTGGTGTGTTTGA
- the GRK4 gene encoding G protein-coupled receptor kinase 4 isoform X2, protein MELENLLANTRLLRARQGGISKKSGRSRKWREMLRLPPISQCSELRQSIEKDYSSLCDKQPIGRLLFRQFCDTKEDLKKRIEFLDAVAEYEVAADEDRRRCGLLALDTFFRGKGSPAPLPEIPKDVVFRCRQRLWEDPSKDVFEECARIVHDHLSEEAFEEYQESAYFSRFLQWKWLERQPVTKSTFRHYRVLGKGGFGEVCACQVRATGKMYACKKLEKKRIKRRKGEAMALNEKRILEKVHSRFVVSLCYTYQTKKSLCLVLTIMNGGDLKFHIYNLGDPGFEEQRAIFYAAELCCGLEDLQRERIVYRDLKPENILLDDHGHIRISDLGLALEVPEGEKINGRVGTLGYMAPEVINSESYTFSPDWWGLGCLIYEMIEGRSPFKKYKEKVKREEVERRVKREAEQYSEKFSEDARSICSMLLTKDPKQRLGCRGEGAAEVKGHPVFRDINFRRLEAHMLDPPFHPDPQEVYCKDILDIEQFSAVRGIHLDSTDSGFYSEFVTGCVSIPWQNEMIESECFKDINEMENEPVLEPDEKMDQQVPRPQKRGFFYRLFSRGGCFSVRSSEKKLVSSRR, encoded by the exons AGAAGGATTACAGCAGCCTCTGTGACAAGCAGCCGATCGGAAGACTTCTCTTCAGGCAGTTCTGTGACACGAAAGAAGACCTGAAGAAGCGGATTGAGTTCCTGGATGCAGTG GCAGAATATGAAGTGGCCGCTGATGAGGACCGAAGACGCTGTGGGCTCCTGGCCTTGGACACATTCTTCAGGGGAAAG GGTTCACCAGCCCCTCTACCAGAAATACCCAAAGACGTGGTGTTCAGGTGCAGGCAGAGGCTGTGGGAGGATCCATCCAAAGACGTCTTCGAGGAGTGTGCCAG AATTGTCCATGACCATTTAAGTGAAGAAGCATTTGAAGAATACCAAGAAAGTGCATATTTCTCTCGATTTTTACAGTGGAAATGGCTGGAAAG GCAACCAGTGACAAAGAGCACATTTAGGCACTACAGAGTCCTGGGGAAAGGCGGGTTTGGAGAG GTTTGTGCCTGTCAAGTGCGAGCTACAGGAAAAATGTACGCCTGTAAGAAGCtagagaagaaaaggataaagaggaggaagggggaggccATGGCCCTAAATGAGAAGAGGATCCTAGAGAAAGTGCACAGTAGATTTGTA GTTAGTTTATGTTACACATACCAAACCAAAAAGTCCTTGTGCTTGGTGCTAACCATCATGAACGGAGGGGACCTGAAGTTTCACATTTACAACCTGGGCGACCCTGGCTTCGAGGAGCAGAGAGCCATCTTCTACGCGGCCGAGCTGTGCTGTGGCCTGGAGGATTTGCAGCGGGAGCGCATCGTATACAG GGACTTAAAGCCTGAGAACATTCTCCTCGATGATCACG GACACATCCGGATTTCAGATCTTGGTTTGGCCTTGGAGGTCCCAGAAGGGGAGAAGATCAATGGAAGAGTTGGAACGCTGGGCTACATGG CTCCAGAAGTTATCAACTCTGAGAGCTACACTTTCAGTCCTGACTGGTGGGGGCTCGGCTGTCTGATATACGAGATGATTGAGGGGCGTTCTCCGttcaaaaaatacaaagagaaggTTAAGCGTGAGGAGGTGGAGCGGAGAGTGAAGCGAGAGGCGGAGCAGTACTCTGAGAAGTTCTCCGAGGACGCCAGGTCCATCTGCAGCATG TTACTCACCAAGGATCCTAAGCAGCGCCTGGGCTGCAGGGGCGAAGGGGCGGCTGAAGTCAAGGGACACCCTGTGTTCAGGGACATCAACTTCAGGCGACTGGAGGCCCACATGTTAGACCCGCCTTTCCACCCTGAT CCGCAGGAGGTTTACTGCAAGGACATCTTGGACATCGAACAGTTCTCCGCGGTGCGGGGCATACACCTGGACAGCACCGACAGCGGCTTCTACAGCGAGTTCGTCACAGGCTGTGTCTCCATCCCCTGGCAGAACGAG ATGATCGAGTCTGAGTGTTTCAAGGAcatcaatgaaatggaaaacgAGCCAGTTTTAGAGCCAGATGAGAAGATGGACCAGCAAGTTCCCAGGCCTCAGAAGAGAGGTTTCTTCTACAGACTCTTCTCTAGAGGG GGCTGCTTCAGCGTGCGCTCCAGCGAGAAGAAGCTGGTGTCCTCCAGACGGTGA
- the GRK4 gene encoding G protein-coupled receptor kinase 4 isoform X1 produces the protein MELENLLANTRLLRARQGGISKKSGRSRKWREMLRLPPISQCSELRQSIEKDYSSLCDKQPIGRLLFRQFCDTKEDLKKRIEFLDAVAEYEVAADEDRRRCGLLALDTFFRGKGSPAPLPEIPKDVVFRCRQRLWEDPSKDVFEECARIVHDHLSEEAFEEYQESAYFSRFLQWKWLERQPVTKSTFRHYRVLGKGGFGEVCACQVRATGKMYACKKLEKKRIKRRKGEAMALNEKRILEKVHSRFVVSLCYTYQTKKSLCLVLTIMNGGDLKFHIYNLGDPGFEEQRAIFYAAELCCGLEDLQRERIVYRDLKPENILLDDHGHIRISDLGLALEVPEGEKINGRVGTLGYMAPEVINSESYTFSPDWWGLGCLIYEMIEGRSPFKKYKEKVKREEVERRVKREAEQYSEKFSEDARSICSMLLTKDPKQRLGCRGEGAAEVKGHPVFRDINFRRLEAHMLDPPFHPDPQEVYCKDILDIEQFSAVRGIHLDSTDSGFYSEFVTGCVSIPWQNEMIESECFKDINEMENEPVLEPDEKMDQQVPRPQKRGFFYRLFSRGCLFCKMMYTVYKLPMWCV, from the exons AGAAGGATTACAGCAGCCTCTGTGACAAGCAGCCGATCGGAAGACTTCTCTTCAGGCAGTTCTGTGACACGAAAGAAGACCTGAAGAAGCGGATTGAGTTCCTGGATGCAGTG GCAGAATATGAAGTGGCCGCTGATGAGGACCGAAGACGCTGTGGGCTCCTGGCCTTGGACACATTCTTCAGGGGAAAG GGTTCACCAGCCCCTCTACCAGAAATACCCAAAGACGTGGTGTTCAGGTGCAGGCAGAGGCTGTGGGAGGATCCATCCAAAGACGTCTTCGAGGAGTGTGCCAG AATTGTCCATGACCATTTAAGTGAAGAAGCATTTGAAGAATACCAAGAAAGTGCATATTTCTCTCGATTTTTACAGTGGAAATGGCTGGAAAG GCAACCAGTGACAAAGAGCACATTTAGGCACTACAGAGTCCTGGGGAAAGGCGGGTTTGGAGAG GTTTGTGCCTGTCAAGTGCGAGCTACAGGAAAAATGTACGCCTGTAAGAAGCtagagaagaaaaggataaagaggaggaagggggaggccATGGCCCTAAATGAGAAGAGGATCCTAGAGAAAGTGCACAGTAGATTTGTA GTTAGTTTATGTTACACATACCAAACCAAAAAGTCCTTGTGCTTGGTGCTAACCATCATGAACGGAGGGGACCTGAAGTTTCACATTTACAACCTGGGCGACCCTGGCTTCGAGGAGCAGAGAGCCATCTTCTACGCGGCCGAGCTGTGCTGTGGCCTGGAGGATTTGCAGCGGGAGCGCATCGTATACAG GGACTTAAAGCCTGAGAACATTCTCCTCGATGATCACG GACACATCCGGATTTCAGATCTTGGTTTGGCCTTGGAGGTCCCAGAAGGGGAGAAGATCAATGGAAGAGTTGGAACGCTGGGCTACATGG CTCCAGAAGTTATCAACTCTGAGAGCTACACTTTCAGTCCTGACTGGTGGGGGCTCGGCTGTCTGATATACGAGATGATTGAGGGGCGTTCTCCGttcaaaaaatacaaagagaaggTTAAGCGTGAGGAGGTGGAGCGGAGAGTGAAGCGAGAGGCGGAGCAGTACTCTGAGAAGTTCTCCGAGGACGCCAGGTCCATCTGCAGCATG TTACTCACCAAGGATCCTAAGCAGCGCCTGGGCTGCAGGGGCGAAGGGGCGGCTGAAGTCAAGGGACACCCTGTGTTCAGGGACATCAACTTCAGGCGACTGGAGGCCCACATGTTAGACCCGCCTTTCCACCCTGAT CCGCAGGAGGTTTACTGCAAGGACATCTTGGACATCGAACAGTTCTCCGCGGTGCGGGGCATACACCTGGACAGCACCGACAGCGGCTTCTACAGCGAGTTCGTCACAGGCTGTGTCTCCATCCCCTGGCAGAACGAG ATGATCGAGTCTGAGTGTTTCAAGGAcatcaatgaaatggaaaacgAGCCAGTTTTAGAGCCAGATGAGAAGATGGACCAGCAAGTTCCCAGGCCTCAGAAGAGAGGTTTCTTCTACAGACTCTTCTCTAGAGGG TGCCTGTTCTGTAAGATGATGTACACAGTGTACAAGCTACCCATGTGGTGTGTTTGA
- the GRK4 gene encoding G protein-coupled receptor kinase 4 isoform X5: MLRLPPISQCSELRQSIEKDYSSLCDKQPIGRLLFRQFCDTKEDLKKRIEFLDAVAEYEVAADEDRRRCGLLALDTFFRGKGSPAPLPEIPKDVVFRCRQRLWEDPSKDVFEECARIVHDHLSEEAFEEYQESAYFSRFLQWKWLERQPVTKSTFRHYRVLGKGGFGEVCACQVRATGKMYACKKLEKKRIKRRKGEAMALNEKRILEKVHSRFVVSLCYTYQTKKSLCLVLTIMNGGDLKFHIYNLGDPGFEEQRAIFYAAELCCGLEDLQRERIVYRDLKPENILLDDHGHIRISDLGLALEVPEGEKINGRVGTLGYMAPEVINSESYTFSPDWWGLGCLIYEMIEGRSPFKKYKEKVKREEVERRVKREAEQYSEKFSEDARSICSMLLTKDPKQRLGCRGEGAAEVKGHPVFRDINFRRLEAHMLDPPFHPDPQEVYCKDILDIEQFSAVRGIHLDSTDSGFYSEFVTGCVSIPWQNEMIESECFKDINEMENEPVLEPDEKMDQQVPRPQKRGFFYRLFSRGCLFCKMMYTVYKLPMWCV, translated from the exons AGAAGGATTACAGCAGCCTCTGTGACAAGCAGCCGATCGGAAGACTTCTCTTCAGGCAGTTCTGTGACACGAAAGAAGACCTGAAGAAGCGGATTGAGTTCCTGGATGCAGTG GCAGAATATGAAGTGGCCGCTGATGAGGACCGAAGACGCTGTGGGCTCCTGGCCTTGGACACATTCTTCAGGGGAAAG GGTTCACCAGCCCCTCTACCAGAAATACCCAAAGACGTGGTGTTCAGGTGCAGGCAGAGGCTGTGGGAGGATCCATCCAAAGACGTCTTCGAGGAGTGTGCCAG AATTGTCCATGACCATTTAAGTGAAGAAGCATTTGAAGAATACCAAGAAAGTGCATATTTCTCTCGATTTTTACAGTGGAAATGGCTGGAAAG GCAACCAGTGACAAAGAGCACATTTAGGCACTACAGAGTCCTGGGGAAAGGCGGGTTTGGAGAG GTTTGTGCCTGTCAAGTGCGAGCTACAGGAAAAATGTACGCCTGTAAGAAGCtagagaagaaaaggataaagaggaggaagggggaggccATGGCCCTAAATGAGAAGAGGATCCTAGAGAAAGTGCACAGTAGATTTGTA GTTAGTTTATGTTACACATACCAAACCAAAAAGTCCTTGTGCTTGGTGCTAACCATCATGAACGGAGGGGACCTGAAGTTTCACATTTACAACCTGGGCGACCCTGGCTTCGAGGAGCAGAGAGCCATCTTCTACGCGGCCGAGCTGTGCTGTGGCCTGGAGGATTTGCAGCGGGAGCGCATCGTATACAG GGACTTAAAGCCTGAGAACATTCTCCTCGATGATCACG GACACATCCGGATTTCAGATCTTGGTTTGGCCTTGGAGGTCCCAGAAGGGGAGAAGATCAATGGAAGAGTTGGAACGCTGGGCTACATGG CTCCAGAAGTTATCAACTCTGAGAGCTACACTTTCAGTCCTGACTGGTGGGGGCTCGGCTGTCTGATATACGAGATGATTGAGGGGCGTTCTCCGttcaaaaaatacaaagagaaggTTAAGCGTGAGGAGGTGGAGCGGAGAGTGAAGCGAGAGGCGGAGCAGTACTCTGAGAAGTTCTCCGAGGACGCCAGGTCCATCTGCAGCATG TTACTCACCAAGGATCCTAAGCAGCGCCTGGGCTGCAGGGGCGAAGGGGCGGCTGAAGTCAAGGGACACCCTGTGTTCAGGGACATCAACTTCAGGCGACTGGAGGCCCACATGTTAGACCCGCCTTTCCACCCTGAT CCGCAGGAGGTTTACTGCAAGGACATCTTGGACATCGAACAGTTCTCCGCGGTGCGGGGCATACACCTGGACAGCACCGACAGCGGCTTCTACAGCGAGTTCGTCACAGGCTGTGTCTCCATCCCCTGGCAGAACGAG ATGATCGAGTCTGAGTGTTTCAAGGAcatcaatgaaatggaaaacgAGCCAGTTTTAGAGCCAGATGAGAAGATGGACCAGCAAGTTCCCAGGCCTCAGAAGAGAGGTTTCTTCTACAGACTCTTCTCTAGAGGG TGCCTGTTCTGTAAGATGATGTACACAGTGTACAAGCTACCCATGTGGTGTGTTTGA
- the GRK4 gene encoding G protein-coupled receptor kinase 4 isoform X4, with amino-acid sequence MLPLQAARAGSLVPQSKKFHLLREKDYSSLCDKQPIGRLLFRQFCDTKEDLKKRIEFLDAVAEYEVAADEDRRRCGLLALDTFFRGKGSPAPLPEIPKDVVFRCRQRLWEDPSKDVFEECARIVHDHLSEEAFEEYQESAYFSRFLQWKWLERQPVTKSTFRHYRVLGKGGFGEVCACQVRATGKMYACKKLEKKRIKRRKGEAMALNEKRILEKVHSRFVVSLCYTYQTKKSLCLVLTIMNGGDLKFHIYNLGDPGFEEQRAIFYAAELCCGLEDLQRERIVYRDLKPENILLDDHGHIRISDLGLALEVPEGEKINGRVGTLGYMAPEVINSESYTFSPDWWGLGCLIYEMIEGRSPFKKYKEKVKREEVERRVKREAEQYSEKFSEDARSICSMLLTKDPKQRLGCRGEGAAEVKGHPVFRDINFRRLEAHMLDPPFHPDPQEVYCKDILDIEQFSAVRGIHLDSTDSGFYSEFVTGCVSIPWQNEMIESECFKDINEMENEPVLEPDEKMDQQVPRPQKRGFFYRLFSRGCLFCKMMYTVYKLPMWCV; translated from the exons atgcttccactgcaggcggcGAGGGCTGGAAGCCTGGTCCCCCAGTCAAAGAAGTTCCACCTGCTGCGAG AGAAGGATTACAGCAGCCTCTGTGACAAGCAGCCGATCGGAAGACTTCTCTTCAGGCAGTTCTGTGACACGAAAGAAGACCTGAAGAAGCGGATTGAGTTCCTGGATGCAGTG GCAGAATATGAAGTGGCCGCTGATGAGGACCGAAGACGCTGTGGGCTCCTGGCCTTGGACACATTCTTCAGGGGAAAG GGTTCACCAGCCCCTCTACCAGAAATACCCAAAGACGTGGTGTTCAGGTGCAGGCAGAGGCTGTGGGAGGATCCATCCAAAGACGTCTTCGAGGAGTGTGCCAG AATTGTCCATGACCATTTAAGTGAAGAAGCATTTGAAGAATACCAAGAAAGTGCATATTTCTCTCGATTTTTACAGTGGAAATGGCTGGAAAG GCAACCAGTGACAAAGAGCACATTTAGGCACTACAGAGTCCTGGGGAAAGGCGGGTTTGGAGAG GTTTGTGCCTGTCAAGTGCGAGCTACAGGAAAAATGTACGCCTGTAAGAAGCtagagaagaaaaggataaagaggaggaagggggaggccATGGCCCTAAATGAGAAGAGGATCCTAGAGAAAGTGCACAGTAGATTTGTA GTTAGTTTATGTTACACATACCAAACCAAAAAGTCCTTGTGCTTGGTGCTAACCATCATGAACGGAGGGGACCTGAAGTTTCACATTTACAACCTGGGCGACCCTGGCTTCGAGGAGCAGAGAGCCATCTTCTACGCGGCCGAGCTGTGCTGTGGCCTGGAGGATTTGCAGCGGGAGCGCATCGTATACAG GGACTTAAAGCCTGAGAACATTCTCCTCGATGATCACG GACACATCCGGATTTCAGATCTTGGTTTGGCCTTGGAGGTCCCAGAAGGGGAGAAGATCAATGGAAGAGTTGGAACGCTGGGCTACATGG CTCCAGAAGTTATCAACTCTGAGAGCTACACTTTCAGTCCTGACTGGTGGGGGCTCGGCTGTCTGATATACGAGATGATTGAGGGGCGTTCTCCGttcaaaaaatacaaagagaaggTTAAGCGTGAGGAGGTGGAGCGGAGAGTGAAGCGAGAGGCGGAGCAGTACTCTGAGAAGTTCTCCGAGGACGCCAGGTCCATCTGCAGCATG TTACTCACCAAGGATCCTAAGCAGCGCCTGGGCTGCAGGGGCGAAGGGGCGGCTGAAGTCAAGGGACACCCTGTGTTCAGGGACATCAACTTCAGGCGACTGGAGGCCCACATGTTAGACCCGCCTTTCCACCCTGAT CCGCAGGAGGTTTACTGCAAGGACATCTTGGACATCGAACAGTTCTCCGCGGTGCGGGGCATACACCTGGACAGCACCGACAGCGGCTTCTACAGCGAGTTCGTCACAGGCTGTGTCTCCATCCCCTGGCAGAACGAG ATGATCGAGTCTGAGTGTTTCAAGGAcatcaatgaaatggaaaacgAGCCAGTTTTAGAGCCAGATGAGAAGATGGACCAGCAAGTTCCCAGGCCTCAGAAGAGAGGTTTCTTCTACAGACTCTTCTCTAGAGGG TGCCTGTTCTGTAAGATGATGTACACAGTGTACAAGCTACCCATGTGGTGTGTTTGA
- the GRK4 gene encoding G protein-coupled receptor kinase 4 isoform X3, translating into MELENLLANTRLLRARQGGISKKSGRSRKWREMLRLPPISQCSELRQSIEKDYSSLCDKQPIGRLLFRQFCDTKEDLKKRIEFLDAVAEYEVAADEDRRRCGLLALDTFFRGKGSPAPLPEIPKDVVFRCRQRLWEDPSKDVFEECARIVHDHLSEEAFEEYQESAYFSRFLQWKWLERQPVTKSTFRHYRVLGKGGFGEVCACQVRATGKMYACKKLEKKRIKRRKGEAMALNEKRILEKVHSRFVVSLCYTYQTKKSLCLVLTIMNGGDLKFHIYNLGDPGFEEQRAIFYAAELCCGLEDLQRERIVYRDLKPENILLDDHGHIRISDLGLALEVPEGEKINGRVGTLGYMAPEVINSESYTFSPDWWGLGCLIYEMIEGRSPFKKYKEKVKREEVERRVKREAEQYSEKFSEDARSICSMLLTKDPKQRLGCRGEGAAEVKGHPVFRDINFRRLEAHMLDPPFHPDPQEVYCKDILDIEQFSAVRGIHLDSTDSGFYSEFVTGCVSIPWQNEMIESECFKDINEMENEPVLEPDEKMDQQVPRPQKRGFFYRLFSRGRSFCSACSVR; encoded by the exons AGAAGGATTACAGCAGCCTCTGTGACAAGCAGCCGATCGGAAGACTTCTCTTCAGGCAGTTCTGTGACACGAAAGAAGACCTGAAGAAGCGGATTGAGTTCCTGGATGCAGTG GCAGAATATGAAGTGGCCGCTGATGAGGACCGAAGACGCTGTGGGCTCCTGGCCTTGGACACATTCTTCAGGGGAAAG GGTTCACCAGCCCCTCTACCAGAAATACCCAAAGACGTGGTGTTCAGGTGCAGGCAGAGGCTGTGGGAGGATCCATCCAAAGACGTCTTCGAGGAGTGTGCCAG AATTGTCCATGACCATTTAAGTGAAGAAGCATTTGAAGAATACCAAGAAAGTGCATATTTCTCTCGATTTTTACAGTGGAAATGGCTGGAAAG GCAACCAGTGACAAAGAGCACATTTAGGCACTACAGAGTCCTGGGGAAAGGCGGGTTTGGAGAG GTTTGTGCCTGTCAAGTGCGAGCTACAGGAAAAATGTACGCCTGTAAGAAGCtagagaagaaaaggataaagaggaggaagggggaggccATGGCCCTAAATGAGAAGAGGATCCTAGAGAAAGTGCACAGTAGATTTGTA GTTAGTTTATGTTACACATACCAAACCAAAAAGTCCTTGTGCTTGGTGCTAACCATCATGAACGGAGGGGACCTGAAGTTTCACATTTACAACCTGGGCGACCCTGGCTTCGAGGAGCAGAGAGCCATCTTCTACGCGGCCGAGCTGTGCTGTGGCCTGGAGGATTTGCAGCGGGAGCGCATCGTATACAG GGACTTAAAGCCTGAGAACATTCTCCTCGATGATCACG GACACATCCGGATTTCAGATCTTGGTTTGGCCTTGGAGGTCCCAGAAGGGGAGAAGATCAATGGAAGAGTTGGAACGCTGGGCTACATGG CTCCAGAAGTTATCAACTCTGAGAGCTACACTTTCAGTCCTGACTGGTGGGGGCTCGGCTGTCTGATATACGAGATGATTGAGGGGCGTTCTCCGttcaaaaaatacaaagagaaggTTAAGCGTGAGGAGGTGGAGCGGAGAGTGAAGCGAGAGGCGGAGCAGTACTCTGAGAAGTTCTCCGAGGACGCCAGGTCCATCTGCAGCATG TTACTCACCAAGGATCCTAAGCAGCGCCTGGGCTGCAGGGGCGAAGGGGCGGCTGAAGTCAAGGGACACCCTGTGTTCAGGGACATCAACTTCAGGCGACTGGAGGCCCACATGTTAGACCCGCCTTTCCACCCTGAT CCGCAGGAGGTTTACTGCAAGGACATCTTGGACATCGAACAGTTCTCCGCGGTGCGGGGCATACACCTGGACAGCACCGACAGCGGCTTCTACAGCGAGTTCGTCACAGGCTGTGTCTCCATCCCCTGGCAGAACGAG ATGATCGAGTCTGAGTGTTTCAAGGAcatcaatgaaatggaaaacgAGCCAGTTTTAGAGCCAGATGAGAAGATGGACCAGCAAGTTCCCAGGCCTCAGAAGAGAGGTTTCTTCTACAGACTCTTCTCTAGAGGG CGTTCTTTTTGCAGTGCCTGTTCTGTAAGATGA